One window of the Parasphingopyxis algicola genome contains the following:
- a CDS encoding class I SAM-dependent methyltransferase, with the protein MPPAEAKTLAERLAGLIAATGPISLARFMAEANADYYASRDPFGVEGDFITAPEISQMFGELTGLWLADLWSRAGAPANAHYVELGPGRGTLAEDALRAMRAVRFEPPIHLVETSPVLRANQASRLSTARWHDDLDTLPDCGPLFVVANEFFDALPIRQIRHSPDGWHEIMVDHRDGAFVPITWGPPLDTLVPEPLRDAPPGSVIETSPAVESTGRALAKRIAEQGGAALIIDYGYEGLATGDTLQAVSHHDHVDIFAEPGERDLTAHVNFSVIERIGRNTGLAVYGPIGQGDWLESLGIGARTAALAKAAPHRQAELIAARDRLTKADEMGDLFKAMALVAPDWPPPAAF; encoded by the coding sequence ATGCCGCCAGCTGAGGCAAAGACCCTGGCCGAACGCCTGGCCGGGCTGATCGCGGCAACCGGCCCGATCTCGCTCGCCCGGTTCATGGCCGAGGCCAACGCCGATTATTACGCCAGCCGCGATCCGTTCGGCGTCGAGGGCGACTTCATCACCGCGCCCGAGATCAGCCAGATGTTCGGCGAACTCACCGGGCTCTGGCTGGCAGATCTCTGGTCGCGGGCCGGCGCGCCCGCCAATGCGCATTATGTCGAGCTCGGCCCGGGCCGGGGCACGCTCGCCGAGGACGCGCTCAGGGCGATGCGGGCCGTGCGCTTCGAGCCGCCGATCCATCTCGTCGAAACCAGCCCCGTGCTACGCGCCAACCAGGCCAGCCGGCTGTCGACCGCGCGCTGGCACGACGATCTTGACACCCTGCCCGATTGCGGCCCGCTGTTCGTCGTCGCCAACGAATTTTTCGACGCGCTCCCGATCCGGCAGATACGGCACAGCCCCGATGGCTGGCACGAGATCATGGTCGATCATCGCGACGGCGCTTTCGTTCCGATAACCTGGGGCCCGCCGCTCGACACGCTGGTCCCCGAACCGCTCCGCGACGCCCCGCCGGGGAGCGTCATCGAAACCTCGCCGGCTGTCGAAAGCACGGGCCGCGCGCTGGCCAAGCGGATCGCCGAACAGGGCGGTGCCGCGCTGATCATCGATTACGGTTATGAGGGGCTCGCGACCGGCGATACGCTGCAGGCCGTATCGCACCACGACCATGTCGACATCTTCGCCGAACCGGGTGAGCGCGACCTGACCGCACACGTCAATTTCAGCGTAATCGAGCGTATCGGGCGCAATACAGGACTGGCCGTTTACGGTCCGATCGGCCAGGGCGACTGGCTCGAATCGCTGGGCATCGGCGCGCGCACGGCTGCGCTCGCCAAGGCCGCCCCCCATCGCCAGGCCGAGCTGATTGCCGCGCGCGACCGGCTGACCAAGGCGGACGAGATGGGCGACCTCTTCAAGGCCATGGCGCTGGTCGCACCGGACTGGCCCCCGCCCGCCGCGTTCTGA
- the lgt gene encoding prolipoprotein diacylglyceryl transferase: MATIFAASGDYLRFENLGLSPIAVDLGFFQLRWYSLAYIAGIVIGWWYLLKLIAQPGAPMARRHADDLVFYATLGILIGGRLGYVLFYKPAEYLADPGDIIRVWDGGMSFHGGVIGVSIAILFMAWRNKLNWLRIHDYVACTIPFGLLFGRLANFVNGELWGRPGDVPWAIVFPRADEQPRHPSQLYEAGLEGILLFFVLWFLFWKTDARHQPGKLVGTFLVGYGLSRFVVEFFRQPDDHLGLLSLGMSMGQWLTIPMLIGGIWLIATAKGRAGGVKPVPPASDAAS, from the coding sequence CTGGCGACGATATTTGCGGCTAGCGGTGACTATCTGCGGTTCGAAAATCTCGGACTTTCGCCGATTGCGGTCGATCTCGGCTTTTTCCAGCTGCGCTGGTACAGCCTCGCCTATATCGCCGGCATCGTTATCGGCTGGTGGTATCTCTTGAAGCTCATCGCCCAGCCAGGCGCACCGATGGCCCGGCGCCATGCCGACGACCTCGTCTTCTACGCGACGCTCGGTATCCTGATCGGCGGGCGGCTCGGCTATGTGCTCTTTTACAAACCGGCCGAATATCTGGCCGATCCGGGCGATATCATCCGCGTATGGGACGGCGGCATGTCCTTCCATGGCGGGGTGATCGGAGTCAGCATCGCTATCCTCTTCATGGCGTGGCGCAACAAGCTCAACTGGCTGCGCATCCATGACTACGTGGCCTGCACGATTCCGTTCGGCCTGCTTTTCGGCCGCCTCGCCAATTTCGTGAATGGCGAGCTATGGGGCCGGCCCGGCGATGTGCCCTGGGCGATCGTCTTCCCCCGCGCCGACGAACAGCCGCGCCATCCGAGCCAGCTCTACGAGGCTGGTCTGGAGGGCATTCTGCTCTTCTTCGTCCTCTGGTTCCTCTTCTGGAAGACCGATGCGCGTCACCAGCCGGGCAAGCTCGTCGGCACCTTCCTCGTCGGCTACGGCCTGTCGCGCTTCGTCGTCGAATTCTTCCGCCAGCCCGACGATCATCTCGGCCTGCTCAGCCTCGGCATGTCGATGGGCCAATGGCTGACGATCCCGATGCTGATCGGCGGCATCTGGCTGATCGCGACGGCAAAGGGGCGAGCCGGAGGCGTCAAACCGGTTCCGCCGGCCTCGGATGCCGCCAGCTGA
- a CDS encoding HD domain-containing protein, which translates to MATQAPEQETTGKSFTRMQDGKPEHWMVIAKEHQEHYKTDAPKRILKHLEDLGELTLGFGCDQLQHSLMTATLARRSGASDEEVVAALCHDIGKTMSVPNHGAIAAEILKPYVSDDLYNVIKYHQDFQGAYYYNYLGRSTTMREDHKDESWYPLACKLVDEWDAPAFDPDFEVDSLESFEPEIMRVFGQPKMM; encoded by the coding sequence ATGGCTACCCAGGCCCCCGAACAGGAAACCACGGGCAAGTCCTTCACCCGGATGCAGGACGGCAAGCCCGAGCATTGGATGGTGATCGCGAAAGAGCATCAGGAGCATTACAAGACAGATGCGCCCAAACGCATCCTGAAGCATCTCGAGGATCTCGGCGAGCTGACATTGGGCTTCGGGTGCGACCAGCTCCAGCATTCGCTGATGACGGCGACGCTCGCCCGGCGTTCGGGCGCCAGCGACGAGGAAGTCGTCGCCGCGCTCTGCCACGATATCGGCAAGACCATGTCCGTGCCCAATCACGGCGCGATCGCGGCGGAAATCCTGAAACCCTATGTCAGCGACGACCTGTATAACGTCATCAAATATCACCAGGATTTCCAGGGTGCCTATTATTACAACTATCTCGGCAGATCGACGACGATGCGCGAGGATCACAAGGACGAGAGCTGGTATCCGCTCGCCTGCAAGCTGGTGGACGAATGGGATGCGCCGGCCTTCGATCCGGATTTCGAGGTCGACAGCCTGGAGAGTTTCGAACCGGAAATCATGCGGGTCTTCGGCCAGCCGAAGATGATGTAG
- a CDS encoding MFS transporter — protein MPGLGVGGALDRPGFAWAVFEWARNPYYILIVIYIFAPYFARDIVGADILASGELAGMDAETARQTANALGQAAIASVTKWAGLVAALTAPFLGAALDRGGRRKPILAVMLGTIAVMSWMLWYAVPGEEGLPTGMVMIILVIAYVSYTYSEVTHNSMLTAAGRPESLSMISGLGLGLGNLAATFMLIALVGLFALPGAIGWPFSEPQLGVDLARYEHMRLAGPICAVWLALFSIHFFLFAKDPGVKGASWTMATVDGAKIVIRTVREATRYAELFKFLIARMLYADAMAALLALGAVYVSLFLGWGFLEMTAYAIYASAWAFLGGIIGGWLDRRVGVKMALILEILGMVAVLALQLSITNETLFYGLIDNVRVWEGLIFQDLSDLVYLGLAAVLAITATASISSSRTMLVTLAPPGRSGEFFGLYAIAGTVTVWLGPLLVQVFTTAFNSQRIGMASIAILFAIGLVVLGFVKVEESGSR, from the coding sequence GTGCCCGGCCTCGGGGTCGGCGGCGCATTGGACAGGCCCGGTTTCGCTTGGGCGGTCTTCGAATGGGCGCGCAATCCCTATTACATCCTGATCGTCATCTACATCTTCGCACCCTATTTCGCGCGCGATATCGTCGGTGCGGATATATTGGCGAGCGGCGAGCTGGCCGGAATGGACGCGGAAACCGCGCGCCAGACGGCCAATGCGCTGGGCCAGGCGGCCATCGCTTCGGTCACCAAATGGGCGGGGCTCGTCGCCGCGCTGACGGCCCCGTTTCTGGGCGCGGCGCTCGATCGCGGCGGCCGGCGCAAACCTATTCTCGCCGTGATGCTCGGCACGATCGCGGTCATGTCGTGGATGCTCTGGTACGCCGTTCCGGGGGAGGAGGGGCTCCCGACCGGCATGGTGATGATCATCCTCGTCATCGCCTATGTCTCCTATACCTATTCGGAAGTGACACATAACTCGATGCTGACGGCGGCCGGCCGGCCCGAATCCCTGTCGATGATCAGCGGGCTGGGCCTCGGTCTCGGCAATCTCGCCGCGACGTTCATGTTGATTGCGCTGGTCGGCCTGTTCGCCTTGCCGGGTGCCATCGGCTGGCCGTTTTCCGAACCCCAGCTCGGCGTGGATCTGGCGCGCTACGAGCATATGCGTCTCGCCGGGCCGATTTGCGCGGTCTGGCTGGCCCTGTTCTCGATCCATTTCTTCCTGTTCGCCAAGGACCCGGGCGTGAAGGGTGCGAGCTGGACGATGGCGACGGTCGACGGCGCGAAGATCGTGATCCGGACGGTGCGCGAGGCGACCCGCTATGCCGAGCTGTTCAAATTCCTGATCGCGCGGATGCTCTATGCCGATGCGATGGCGGCGCTGCTCGCGCTCGGTGCGGTTTACGTCTCGCTGTTCCTCGGCTGGGGTTTCCTCGAAATGACGGCCTATGCGATCTACGCCTCGGCCTGGGCGTTCCTGGGCGGGATCATCGGCGGCTGGCTCGATCGCCGGGTCGGCGTGAAGATGGCACTGATCCTCGAAATTCTCGGCATGGTGGCGGTTCTCGCGCTGCAGCTCTCGATTACCAACGAAACGCTGTTCTACGGCCTGATCGACAATGTCCGGGTCTGGGAAGGCCTGATATTCCAGGACTTGTCCGATCTCGTCTATCTCGGTCTGGCGGCGGTATTGGCGATCACGGCGACCGCCAGTATTTCCTCGAGCCGTACCATGCTCGTCACGCTTGCGCCGCCGGGGCGCAGCGGCGAGTTTTTCGGTCTCTACGCGATCGCCGGCACGGTCACCGTCTGGCTCGGCCCGCTGCTCGTCCAGGTCTTCACGACCGCGTTCAACAGCCAGCGGATCGGCATGGCCTCGATCGCCATCCTGTTTGCGATCGGCCTCGTCGTTCTCGGCTTCGTGAAGGTCGAGGAAAGCGGGAGCCGATAG
- a CDS encoding xanthine dehydrogenase family protein molybdopterin-binding subunit has translation MSKASRLGITRRRVLIGGGIGAGLVVAWGVWPRHYVHNLVAGEGETVFNAFLKIGEDGHVSVIVPQAEMGQGVWTALPQALADELGADWRTIGVETAPINPLYANDFLVAGESDGAMPSFLGSIGRWATREYAVRNALMITGGSTSIRGFEDRFRGAGAAARAVLCKAAAARWDADWQACDTAHGFVVLGERRLRFGELAAAAADYAPPDTLTLRNPAGRPITGQSMPRIDLPSKVDGSARYAGDVRLPEMVFAAARQAPSGRHRLAGVNRDAANNVFGVTAIFENPRFAACVATNWWAANRGVEALAPEWESEAETVVDDASISQALQDALDGDGGRRFVYEGDLDAAFGASGAHRATYDVGLAPHAAIEPLTATARTRGDRLEIWAPTQAPGLMRAAVADAIGYSESQVTIYPMLLGGAFGRKIEHDAAVQVAIIARRMNRPVQLTWSREEETRSDYYRPAARGRLTGKLAPDGTIAAWHSRIAVPSTNNQLFQRIMPSIFFGDVDDPDPGAVEGARPAYAIPNLAVEHMPADIGVETGIWRSVGHSYTAFFTECFVDELAAAAGVEPLSFRIAMLGREPRLARCLTTAATLGGWDGGEQGGGMGLAAHSCFGSHVALVLRLHIGDDQRPVIDRIAAAVDCGRIINPEIVRQQIEGGIVFGMSQALGRAIGYADDEPTATNFHELGLPILADTPVIEIDLIESSEEPGGVGEIAVPPVAPAIGNAIFAATGQRLRSIPFVVGGVA, from the coding sequence ATGTCAAAAGCGTCCCGCCTCGGTATTACCCGCCGCCGCGTCCTGATCGGCGGGGGAATCGGCGCGGGACTGGTTGTCGCCTGGGGCGTCTGGCCGCGACATTATGTCCACAATCTCGTCGCCGGCGAGGGCGAGACGGTCTTCAACGCCTTCCTGAAGATCGGCGAGGATGGGCATGTCAGCGTCATCGTGCCGCAGGCCGAGATGGGACAGGGCGTCTGGACGGCGTTGCCGCAGGCGCTGGCCGACGAGCTGGGCGCCGACTGGCGGACAATCGGGGTGGAGACCGCGCCGATCAATCCGCTCTACGCCAATGACTTCCTCGTGGCGGGCGAATCCGACGGCGCGATGCCGTCCTTTCTCGGGTCGATAGGCCGTTGGGCGACGCGCGAATATGCGGTGCGCAACGCGCTGATGATCACTGGCGGATCGACCTCGATCCGCGGTTTCGAGGACCGGTTTCGCGGGGCGGGCGCCGCGGCGCGCGCGGTGCTCTGCAAGGCGGCGGCGGCGCGCTGGGATGCCGATTGGCAGGCCTGCGATACGGCCCACGGTTTCGTCGTGCTGGGCGAGCGCCGCCTGCGCTTCGGCGAGCTGGCGGCCGCGGCTGCGGACTATGCGCCGCCCGATACGCTGACATTGCGCAATCCCGCCGGGCGGCCGATTACCGGCCAGTCCATGCCGCGGATCGACCTGCCCTCCAAGGTGGACGGTTCGGCGCGCTATGCCGGCGATGTGCGGCTGCCCGAGATGGTCTTTGCCGCGGCGCGCCAGGCGCCCTCGGGCCGGCACCGGCTGGCCGGTGTCAACCGCGACGCGGCGAACAATGTGTTCGGGGTGACGGCAATCTTCGAAAATCCCCGCTTCGCCGCCTGTGTCGCGACCAACTGGTGGGCCGCCAATCGCGGCGTTGAAGCGCTGGCCCCCGAATGGGAGAGCGAGGCCGAAACCGTCGTCGACGATGCCAGTATCAGCCAAGCCTTGCAGGACGCGCTGGATGGCGATGGTGGGCGCCGGTTCGTCTATGAGGGCGATCTCGACGCCGCCTTCGGCGCATCCGGGGCGCATCGCGCGACCTATGATGTGGGTCTCGCCCCGCATGCCGCGATCGAACCGCTGACCGCAACCGCGCGGACCCGGGGCGACCGGCTCGAAATCTGGGCACCGACCCAGGCCCCGGGCCTGATGCGCGCCGCCGTGGCCGACGCTATCGGCTATTCGGAAAGCCAGGTGACGATCTACCCGATGCTTTTGGGTGGCGCGTTCGGCCGGAAGATCGAGCATGACGCCGCCGTGCAGGTCGCGATTATCGCACGCCGGATGAACCGCCCGGTCCAGCTTACTTGGTCGCGTGAAGAGGAAACGCGCAGCGACTATTATCGGCCCGCGGCGCGCGGCCGCCTGACCGGCAAGCTTGCGCCGGACGGCACGATCGCCGCCTGGCACAGCCGGATCGCCGTGCCCTCGACCAACAATCAGCTGTTCCAGCGGATCATGCCGAGCATCTTTTTCGGCGATGTCGACGATCCTGACCCCGGCGCCGTCGAGGGCGCGCGGCCGGCCTATGCGATCCCTAATCTCGCCGTCGAGCACATGCCTGCCGATATCGGCGTCGAAACTGGTATCTGGCGCTCGGTCGGCCATAGCTACACGGCCTTTTTCACCGAATGCTTCGTCGACGAACTCGCCGCAGCGGCGGGTGTCGAGCCGCTTTCCTTCCGCATCGCGATGCTGGGGCGGGAGCCCAGGCTCGCCCGCTGCCTGACGACGGCGGCGACGCTCGGCGGCTGGGATGGCGGCGAGCAGGGCGGCGGCATGGGGCTCGCCGCGCACAGCTGTTTCGGCAGCCATGTCGCGCTGGTCCTCCGCCTCCATATCGGCGACGATCAGCGGCCGGTGATCGACCGGATCGCCGCGGCCGTCGATTGCGGCCGCATCATCAACCCCGAGATCGTCCGCCAGCAGATCGAGGGCGGTATCGTGTTCGGCATGTCGCAGGCCTTGGGCCGGGCGATCGGCTATGCCGACGACGAACCGACGGCCACCAATTTCCATGAACTCGGCCTACCGATCCTTGCCGATACTCCCGTGATCGAGATCGACCTCATAGAGAGCAGCGAGGAACCCGGCGGGGTCGGCGAGATCGCCGTGCCGCCGGTCGCTCCGGCGATCGGCAATGCGATTTTTGCCGCGACAGGCCAGCGCCTCCGCTCTATTCCGTTTGTCGTAGGCGGAGTTGCATGA
- the hemH gene encoding ferrochelatase has product MTEKPDFHPDTPAPKIGVLLVNLGTPDEPTVPAVRRYLAEFLSDKRVIEIPDIIWKPILYGLVLSTRPRRSAAAYAKVWMEEGSPLAVYTKRQVAGLQQRFGDAVHVSHAMRYGRPGIGFRLEEMKALGCERILFAPLYPQYCGATTATAVDEAGSEIADMRWQPTLRTLPPYHDDSAYIDALAASIRNGLAGLDFEPEALIASFHGMPRRTLELGDPYHCQCQKTSRLLSEKLNRPLFTSFQSRFGNAKWLEPATADLLEALPAKDIRKVAIFAPGFSVDCLETLEELAMEGRDQFTEAGGTDFAYIPCLNASDEGMAMLETIVRRELSGWIG; this is encoded by the coding sequence ATGACCGAAAAACCCGATTTTCATCCGGATACGCCTGCGCCCAAAATCGGTGTTCTGCTGGTCAATCTCGGCACGCCCGACGAACCCACGGTGCCCGCCGTGCGGCGTTACCTGGCCGAGTTTCTGTCCGACAAGCGGGTCATCGAGATTCCGGACATCATCTGGAAGCCGATATTGTATGGCCTCGTGCTCAGCACCCGGCCGCGCCGATCGGCGGCCGCCTATGCCAAGGTCTGGATGGAGGAGGGCTCGCCGCTCGCCGTGTACACGAAGCGCCAGGTTGCCGGTTTGCAGCAGCGGTTCGGCGATGCAGTGCATGTCAGCCATGCGATGCGCTATGGCCGGCCGGGCATCGGTTTCCGGCTCGAAGAGATGAAGGCGCTGGGTTGCGAGCGGATATTGTTCGCGCCGCTCTATCCGCAATATTGCGGTGCGACGACCGCCACGGCGGTCGACGAGGCGGGCTCCGAAATCGCCGATATGCGCTGGCAGCCGACGCTCCGGACCTTGCCGCCCTATCATGACGATTCCGCCTATATCGACGCACTGGCAGCCTCCATTCGCAACGGGCTCGCTGGGCTCGATTTCGAGCCCGAAGCATTGATCGCCAGCTTCCACGGCATGCCGCGACGGACTCTGGAACTGGGCGATCCCTATCATTGCCAGTGCCAGAAGACCTCCCGTCTCCTGAGCGAGAAGTTGAACCGCCCGCTGTTTACGTCGTTCCAGTCGCGGTTCGGAAACGCCAAATGGCTCGAGCCGGCGACAGCCGACTTGCTCGAGGCATTGCCGGCCAAGGACATCCGGAAGGTTGCGATCTTCGCGCCGGGCTTCTCGGTCGATTGCCTCGAAACGCTCGAGGAACTGGCGATGGAAGGACGCGACCAGTTCACCGAGGCCGGCGGCACCGATTTCGCCTATATTCCCTGCCTGAATGCGAGCGACGAGGGCATGGCGATGCTCGAAACGATCGTGCGGCGCGAGCTATCGGGCTGGATCGGCTGA
- the phbB gene encoding acetoacetyl-CoA reductase yields MERVAIVTGGTRGIGEAISIALKDRGMTVVANYGGNDEKAKAFTDRTGIAARKWDVGDFEACQEGCAKVVEEVGPVDVLVNNAGITRDGTLAKMSFDDWNEVMRVNLGGCFNMAKACFPGMRERGWGRIVNIGSINGQGGQYGQVNYAAAKSGIHGFTKALAQEGAKAGVTVNALAPGYIDTDMVAAVPEPVLEKIVAKIPVGRLGQAQEIARGVAFLCSENAGFVTGSTMSINGGQHMY; encoded by the coding sequence ATGGAGCGAGTTGCGATTGTGACCGGCGGAACGCGGGGAATCGGCGAGGCGATCAGTATCGCCCTGAAGGACCGGGGAATGACCGTCGTCGCCAATTATGGCGGCAATGACGAAAAGGCGAAGGCGTTCACAGACCGAACGGGGATCGCGGCCCGCAAATGGGATGTCGGCGATTTCGAGGCCTGTCAGGAGGGTTGCGCGAAAGTGGTCGAGGAAGTGGGTCCTGTCGACGTGCTCGTCAACAATGCCGGTATCACGCGCGACGGGACGCTCGCAAAAATGAGCTTCGACGACTGGAACGAGGTGATGCGCGTCAATCTCGGCGGCTGCTTCAACATGGCCAAGGCCTGTTTTCCGGGCATGCGCGAACGCGGCTGGGGGCGGATCGTCAATATCGGATCGATCAACGGGCAGGGCGGCCAGTACGGACAGGTCAATTATGCAGCCGCCAAGTCCGGCATCCATGGCTTCACCAAGGCGCTGGCGCAGGAAGGCGCCAAGGCCGGGGTGACCGTCAACGCACTCGCGCCGGGCTATATCGATACCGACATGGTCGCCGCCGTACCCGAGCCGGTGCTCGAGAAGATTGTCGCCAAGATTCCGGTCGGCCGCCTCGGCCAGGCGCAGGAGATCGCGCGCGGTGTCGCATTCCTCTGCTCGGAAAATGCAGGCTTCGTCACCGGATCGACGATGTCGATCAATGGCGGCCAGCACATGTATTGA
- a CDS encoding ribbon-helix-helix domain-containing protein: MDDLYRPPVKRSITIAGHQTSITLEPLFWQALDQAAEQSALPLNALVARIDADRLEADDPPNLASAIRSWLFARAHGESG; this comes from the coding sequence GTGGACGACCTCTATCGGCCGCCGGTCAAGCGCAGCATCACGATCGCCGGGCACCAGACGTCGATCACGCTCGAACCGCTGTTCTGGCAGGCGCTCGATCAGGCGGCGGAGCAGTCGGCGCTCCCGCTCAACGCGCTGGTCGCGCGGATCGATGCCGACCGCCTGGAAGCGGACGATCCGCCCAATCTCGCCAGCGCGATCCGAAGCTGGTTATTCGCCCGGGCGCATGGCGAAAGCGGCTGA